Proteins encoded in a region of the Megalops cyprinoides isolate fMegCyp1 chromosome 3, fMegCyp1.pri, whole genome shotgun sequence genome:
- the LOC118775168 gene encoding dehydrogenase/reductase SDR family member 13-like, protein MLMLFVAAATVVGVYVILVETLFKRSQCRSFTAMAGKTVIITGGNTGIGKATALDLARRGARVILACRNQQKAEAAIGDIRRESEVADVVYMQLDLASLKSVRSFTDTFLKTEPRLDLLINNAGLVADGRTEDGFGIEFGVNHLGHFLLTCLLLDRLKEGGGGRVVTVSSMAYRWGKIDFEALITKKDLGTGRYSWQFFQAYCNSKLCNILFTHELAKRLKGTNVTCYSVHPGIVRTELSRNVSLWQKVFIEPVARMLFLDPEAGAQTTLYCALQEGIEHLSGRYFACCAVQEVYAKARDDAVARKLWEVSERLSGLV, encoded by the exons ATGTTAATGTTATTTGTTGCAGCTGCGACTGTGGTCGGCGTTTATGTCATCTTGGTTGAAACCCTCTTTAAGAGATCTCAGTGTAGAAGCTTTACAGCAATGGCTGGGAAGACTGTGATTATTACGG GGGGCAACACGGGCATAGGAAAGGCCACTGCTCTTGATCTGGCCAGGAGAGGAGCGAGGGTTATCCTGGCCTGCCGCAACCAGCAGAAAGCAGAGGCTGCCATCGGCGATATCAGGAGG GAGAGTGAAGTTGCCGATGTGGTGTACATGCAGCTGGACCTTGCGAGTCTGAAGTCTGTGCGCTCCTTCACTGACACCTTCCTGAAGACTGAGCCCAGACTGGACCTGCTCATCAACAATGCGG GCTTGGTAGCTGATGGGCGCACCGAGGATGGCTTCGGGATTGAGTTCGGTGTCAATCACCTAGGCCACTTCCTTCTGACCTGTCTGTTATTGGACCGCCTGAAGGAAGGAGGTGGCGGACGTGTGGTCACAGTGTCCTCCATGGCCTACCGCTGGGGCAAAATAGACTTTGAGGCCCTCATTACCAAAAAAGACCTGGGCACTGGGAGATACAGCTGGCAGTTTTTCCAGGCCTACTGCAACAGCAAGCTCTGTAACATCCTCTTCACTCATGAGCTAGCCAAGAGGCTAAAGGGTACCAATGTCACCTGCTACAGCGTTCACCCAG GGATTGTGAGAACGGAGCTATCGCGGAATGTCAGCTTGTGGCAGAAGGTGTTCATTGAGCCAGTGGCCAGAATGTTGTTCCTGGATCCGGAGGCCGGTGCCCAGACCACCTTGTACTGCGCCCTCCAGGAGGGCATCGAGCACCTGAGCGGGCGCTACTTTGCTTGCTGTGCAGTGCAGGAGGTGTACGCCAAGGCCAGAGATGACGCCGTCGCCAGGAAGCTGTGGGAGGTCAGCGAGAGATTGAGCGGCCTGGTTTGA
- the LOC118774220 gene encoding dehydrogenase/reductase SDR family member 13-like: protein MHTALLITGVVVGIYTILWHTILKGPRCKSTTKLHGKTVIVTGGNTGIGKTAALDLARRGARVILACRDQQRAEAAVRDLRRESGNNEVVYMHLDLASLRSVRSFAETFLQTEPRLDLLINNAGIFMSGKTEDGFGMIFGVNHLGHFLLTLLLLERLKESGPSRVINVTSKAHYFGTIDFNCLSTHNELGVGTSGFEVFKLYSHSKLCNVLFTYELAKRLQGTNVTCYSLHPGAVKTEIGRHISGFWKIVIQPIHSLFFMDPEAGAQTTLYCALQEGIEHLSGRYFSHCAVQEMCAKAKDDAVARKLWEVSERLSGLV from the exons ATGCATACCGCACTGCTTATTACCGGGGTAGTTGTAGGAATTTATACAATCTTATGGCATACTATCCTTAAAGGGCCGAGGTGCAAAAGCACGACAAAACTGCACGGGAAAACTGTGATCGTAACAG GGGGCAACACGGGCATAGGGAAGACCGCTGCTCTCGATCTGGCCAGGAGAGGGGCGAGGGTCATCCTGGCCTGCCGTGACCAGCAGAGAGCGGAGGCGGCCGTCCGTGACCTCAGGAGG GAGAGTGGGAACAATGAAGTGGTGTACATGCACCTGGACCTGGCGAGCCTGAGGTCTGTGCGTTCCTTCGCTGAGACCTTCCTACAGACAGAGCCCAGGCTGGACCTGCTCATCAATAATGCGG GAATTTTCATGTCAGGCAAGACGGAGGACGGCTTTGGAATGATCTTCGGTGTCAATCATCTTGGCCACTTTCTGTTAACCCTTCTGCTGCTGGAGCGTCTGAAAGAGAGTGGTCCAAGTCGAGTGATAAACGTGACCTCTAAAGCACACTATTTTGGCACAATTGATTTCAACTGCCTGAGCACCCACAATGAGCTGGGTGTGGGGACATCTGGCTTTGAAGTGTTCAAGCTATACAGCCACAGCAAACTTTGCAATGTGCTGTTCACCTATGAGCTAGCCAAGAGACTGCAGGGCACCAATGTCACCTGCTACAGCCTGCACCCAG GAGCAGTCAAAACAGAAATAGGTCGTCACATCAGCGGCTTCTGGAAGATCGTCATACAGCCCATACACTCTCTCTTCTTCATGGATCCAGAGGCCGGTGCCCAGACCACCTTGTACTGCGCCCTCCAGGAGGGCATTGAGCACCTGAGCGGGCGCTACTTTTCCCACTGTGCAGTGCAGGAGATGTGTGCCAAGGCCAAAGATGACGCCGTCGCCAGGAAGCTGTGGGAAGTCAGCGAGAGATTGAGCGGCCTGGTTTGA
- the LOC118774219 gene encoding PHD finger protein 12-like, protein MWDKMETPTIVYDLDTSGGLMEQIQTLLAPPKSDDGEKRSRKPDKDARRSGRATNHDTCDSCREGGDLLCCDHCPAAFHLQCCNPPLSEEMLPPGDWMCHRCMVRRKKREQKKEQLNGLLERQVSKLSPSPSPSPAAELELGALRLDGGPGAGPGAAVAQARLLERRPGSRPGTPTSNASTDTATPSEQNDVDEDLLDVDADEAPGSEPESAPQHLKRPFELLIAAAMERNPTQFQLPNDLTCTTALPGTSKRRRKEETTGKNVKRPQHELDHNGLVPLPVKVCFSCGRSCRLAPLIQCDYCPLLFHMDCVDPPLTAMPTGRWMCPNHSEHIVLNQRNLTLSNRCQLFDQFQDRMSQHAVKLDFLQRVHRQNPPNRPGAHPHRTKTLKVPDAIKSQYQCPPCMVAPAGIRNGELICNGVPDPPHQHLPSQHLTSEAEQQEWLRDIIALQCSIVRHLSAKQMPSSYWDSEQAEKADIKPCVVAENNVLCSSDRTVSPEPRPLPCSTPIGPQGAPLLNSFGPSEERGCCGACSERPCESCRTANGLLEQPARSNGPLERGGSPGACAQGWPRPQTPPAPGPTLPNHTGGVTVKVESAGLSPCTNSDPGLTPQPHRTASGGQAAVLMSSSVSSPAVGTRALTPQRAPPRDDGPGRPGCPTPPLDGKVILRAVSPGTGSVPSATGDLSGCMKALIEGEGEIELSKLDEKFIKLLAWQRIQQLFSPKAAPTQGPRVSPPPSASSPPPQALHAEAQQKEVQARAVFYPLMGKGGGVNMCYRSLYIGTGADMDVCLTNYGHCNYVSGKHACIFYDENTKHYELLNYSEHGTTVDNVLYSCDFSEKTTPSPYSSMVSKVQSIIRRCKKRKQQQQQQQEEEEEEGAETGVTPPGGTMNCQPQGAAPSPCSCKASSSSLIGGSGAGWEGTALLHHGSYIKLGCLQFVFSITEFASKQPKEEELCSPGHDGTELSDRQHSLKLHQVPVLRSNSVP, encoded by the exons CAATCCACCGCTCAGTGAGGAGATGCTGCCCCCTGGAGATTGGATGTGTCATCGCTGCATGGTGCGTAGAAAG AAGCGGGAGCAGAAGAAGGAGCAGCTGAACGGCCTGCTGGAGCGGCAGGTGTCGAAGTtgtccccgtccccgtccccaTCGCCAGCGGCGGAGCTGGAGCTGGGTGCCCTGCGGCTGGACGgcgggccgggggcggggcccgGGGCAGCGGTGGCGCAGGCGCGTCTGCTTGAGCGGCGGCCCGGCAGCCGGCCCGGCACGCCCACCTCCAACGCCTCCACGGACACGGCCACGCCCTCGGAGCAGAACGACGTGGACGAGGACCTGCTGGACGTGGACGCGGACGAGGCGCCGGGCTCGGAGCCCGAGAGCGCCCCGCAGCACCTGAAGAGGCCCTTCGAGCTGCTGATCGCCGCCGCCATGGAGAGGAACCCCACGCAGTTCCAGCTCCCCAACGACCTCACCTGCACCACTGCACTTCCAG GAACCAGtaaaaggaggaggaaagaggagacgACAGGAAAGAATGTGAAGAGGCCACAGCATGAACTGGACCACAATGGGCTGGTCCCACTGCCAGTGAAGGTGTGCTTCTCCTGTGGCAG GAGCTGCCGGCTGGCTCCGCTGATTCAGTGCGACTATTGCCCCCTCCTGTTCCACATGGACTGCGTTGACCCCCCCCTCACCGCCATGCCGACGGGCAGGTGGATGTGCCCCAATCACAGCGAGCATATCGTG ctgaacCAGAGAAACCTGACCCTGAGCAACCGCTGCCAGCTGTTCGACCAGTTCCAGGACCGGATGTCCCAGCACGCTGTGAAATTGGACTTCTTGCAGCGGGTGCACCGTCAGAACCCGCCCAACCGCCCCGGTGCCCACCCGCACCGCACGAAAACGCTCAAG GTCCCCGATGCCATCAAGTCCCAGTACCAGTGTCCCCCGTGCATGGTGGCCCCCGCAGGAATCCGAAACGGGGAGCTGATCTGCAACGGCGTCCCGGACCCCCCACACCAGCACCTGCCCTCCCAGCACTTAACCAGCGAAGCCGAGCAACAGGAG TGGCTTCGTGACATCATCGCACTGCAGTGCAGCATTGTGAGACATTTATCTGCTAAGCAGATGCCATCCTCTTATTGGGACTCTGAGCAGGCGGAGAAGGCGGACATTAAGCCTTGCGTGGTGGCGGAGAACAACGTCCTGTGCTCCTCTGACAGGACGGTCTCTCCAGAGCCCCGCCCCTTGCCCTGCAGCACTCCCATCGGCCCCCAGGGGGCCCCGCTGCTGAACTCTTTCGGCCCCTCAGAGGAGCGGGGGTGCTGCGGCGCGTGCTCTGAGAGGCCGTGTGAGAGCTGCAGGACGGCCAACGGCCTGCTGGAGCAGCCGGCCCGGAGCAACGGGCCTCTGGAGCGCGGCGGGAGCCCGGGGGCGTGCGCACAGggctggccccgcccccagACGCCCCCTGCCCCGGGCCCCACGCTGCCCAACCACACCGGTGGAGTGACAGTGAAGGTGGAGAGCGCCGGCCTCAGCCCGTGCACCAACTCCGACCCGGGCCTCACCCCTCAGCCGCACAGGACCGCCTCTGGGGGGCAGGCCGCCGTGCTGATGAGCAGTAGCGTGTCCTCGCCCGCAGTAGGGACCCGTGCCCTCACTCCACAGAGAGCGCCGCCGCGGGACGACGGCCCCGGCAGGCCAGGCTGCCCCACTCCGCCCTTGG ATGGGAAGGTCATCCTCCGCGCCGTATCCCCTGGGACCGGGTCTGTACCCTCGGCAACGGGGGACCTGTCCGGCTGCATGAAGGCGCTGatcgagggagagggag AGATCGAGCTGAGTAAGCTGGACGAGAAGTTCATCAAACTGCTGGCGTGGCAGAGGATCCAGCAGCTCTTCTCTCCCAAAGCGGCTCCCACCCAGGGGCCGCGCGTGAGCCCGCCCCCCTCCGCCTCCTCGCCCCCGCCGCAAGCACTGCACGCTGAAG CACAACAGAAAGAGGTGCAGGCCAGAGCTGTGTTCTACCCTCTCATGGGAAAAGGAGGTGGGGTGAACATGTGCTACAGGAGCCTCTACATAGGAACTG GTGCCGATATGGATGTGTGCCTTACAAACTACGGTCATTGCAATTATGTGTCGGGAAAGCACGCCTGTATCTTTTACGATGAG AACACGAAGCATTACGAGCTGCTCAACTACAGCGAGCACGGGACCACGGTGGACAATGTGCTGTACTCCTGTGACTTCTCTGAGAAGACCACCCCCAGCCCTTACAGCAGCATGGTCTCCAAAGTGCAGAGCATCATAC GACGCTGTAAGAAAcggaaacagcagcagcagcagcaacaggaggaagaggaggaggaaggggcagAGACCGGGGTCACGCCGCCGGGGGGCACGATGAACTGCCAGCCCCAGGGGGCGGCCCCGAGCCCCTGCAGCTGCAAGGCCAGCAGCTCCAGCCTGATCGGGGGCAGCGGGGCGGGTTGGGAGGGCACGGCACTGCTCCACCACGGCAGCTACATCAAGCTGGGATGCCTGCAGTTCGTCTTCAGCATCACCGAGTTCGCCAGCAAGCAGCCCAAAGAGGAGGAGCTGTGCAGCCCTGGCCATGACGGGACAGAGCTGTCCGACAGGCAGCACAGTTTAAAGCTCCACCAAGTGCCGGTGCTGCGCTCCAACTCTGTCCCCTAG